In the Kribbella sp. NBC_00482 genome, one interval contains:
- a CDS encoding MarR family winged helix-turn-helix transcriptional regulator: MNERISTSATQAASEVRVVFGRVKRRLKELAETDDLTPSQSSVLSRLDKDGPASASELAAAERIRPQSIAAILAALREADLIQRHPDPEDGRRQVVSLTTAGRHRLQGDRKVRQEWLARTLQDHCTEAERQDILKALALLDHAIEAATGR, encoded by the coding sequence GTGAACGAACGGATTTCCACGTCCGCGACCCAGGCTGCCAGTGAAGTGCGGGTGGTGTTCGGGCGGGTCAAGCGGCGGTTGAAGGAGTTGGCCGAGACCGATGATCTGACGCCTTCGCAGTCGTCGGTGCTGAGTCGGTTGGACAAGGACGGGCCGGCGTCGGCGAGCGAGTTGGCGGCGGCGGAGCGGATCCGGCCGCAGTCGATCGCGGCGATTCTGGCCGCGCTGCGTGAGGCCGATCTGATCCAGCGGCACCCCGATCCCGAGGACGGCCGGCGGCAGGTCGTGTCGCTGACCACGGCCGGTCGGCATCGCCTGCAGGGGGATCGCAAGGTCCGGCAGGAATGGCTGGCGCGGACGTTGCAGGACCACTGCACGGAGGCCGAGCGGCAGGACATCCTCAAGGCGCTCGCGCTGCTGGACCACGCGATCGAGGCGGCGACCGGGCGTTGA
- the cimA gene encoding citramalate synthase, whose protein sequence is MTISDDFHVYDTTLRDGAQQEGLALSVADKIAIAQHLDELGVGFIEGGWPGAVPKDTEFFERARTELHLRNATFAAFGATCKPEATAADDPQVAALRESGAGVVTLVAKSHDAHVERALRTTLDENLRMVADTVRHLRENGQRVFLDTEHFFDGYRANRAYALEVVRVATEAGADVVALCDTNGGTLPRELQDVVRDVLESTGARLGIHCHNDAGCAVANTIAAVEAGVTHVQGTINGYGERTGNADLLAIVANLELKRDLKLLPEGNLAESFRLAHAIAEVTNVPPSTRQPYVGVSAFAHKAGLHASAIKVDPDLYQHTDPAKVGNDMRMLVSEMAGRASVELKGRELGFDLGSDRELVSRVTDRVKEMESRGYTFEAADASFSLLLTEEVTGQRTSFFDVESWRVITESRADGEAVSESTVKLVAGGEREIVTGEGNGPVNALDHALRTAIERAYPVVNKFELVDYKVRILDQGHGTDAVIRVLIETADGEGSWVTVGVGHNIVEASWEALVDGFTFGLLRHKEVVR, encoded by the coding sequence ATGACTATCTCGGACGATTTCCATGTGTACGACACGACTCTGCGCGATGGTGCGCAGCAGGAGGGTCTGGCGCTGTCCGTGGCCGACAAGATCGCCATTGCGCAGCACCTGGACGAGCTTGGGGTCGGCTTCATCGAGGGCGGCTGGCCGGGCGCCGTGCCCAAGGACACCGAGTTCTTCGAGCGGGCGAGGACCGAGCTGCACCTGCGGAATGCGACGTTCGCGGCCTTCGGCGCGACCTGCAAGCCGGAGGCAACAGCTGCCGACGACCCGCAGGTCGCCGCGCTGCGCGAGTCTGGCGCCGGCGTCGTCACACTCGTTGCCAAGAGCCACGACGCGCACGTCGAGCGGGCGCTGCGTACGACGCTCGACGAGAACCTCCGGATGGTCGCCGACACCGTGCGACACCTGCGGGAGAACGGTCAGCGGGTCTTCCTCGACACCGAACACTTCTTCGACGGCTACCGCGCGAACCGGGCCTACGCGCTCGAGGTCGTACGAGTAGCCACCGAGGCCGGCGCCGACGTCGTCGCTCTGTGCGACACCAACGGCGGAACGTTGCCCCGGGAGCTCCAGGACGTCGTCCGCGACGTACTCGAATCGACCGGGGCCAGGCTCGGCATCCACTGTCACAACGACGCCGGCTGTGCGGTGGCGAACACGATCGCCGCCGTCGAGGCCGGCGTCACGCACGTCCAGGGCACGATCAACGGGTACGGCGAACGCACCGGTAACGCCGACCTGCTGGCGATCGTCGCCAACCTCGAGCTCAAGCGTGACCTGAAGCTGCTCCCGGAGGGCAATCTCGCCGAGTCGTTCCGACTCGCGCACGCGATCGCCGAGGTGACGAACGTGCCGCCGTCGACCCGGCAGCCGTACGTCGGGGTGTCGGCGTTCGCCCACAAGGCGGGCCTGCACGCCAGCGCGATCAAGGTGGACCCGGATCTCTACCAGCACACGGATCCGGCGAAGGTCGGCAACGACATGCGGATGCTGGTGTCCGAGATGGCGGGCCGGGCGAGCGTCGAGCTGAAGGGCCGGGAGCTCGGGTTCGACCTCGGCAGCGACCGCGAGCTGGTCAGCCGGGTGACCGATCGGGTGAAGGAGATGGAGTCCCGCGGGTACACGTTCGAGGCCGCGGACGCGTCGTTCTCGCTGCTGCTGACCGAGGAGGTCACCGGGCAGCGGACGTCGTTCTTCGACGTCGAGTCCTGGCGCGTGATCACCGAGTCGCGCGCGGACGGCGAGGCGGTGTCGGAGTCGACGGTGAAGCTGGTCGCGGGCGGCGAGCGGGAGATCGTCACGGGCGAGGGCAACGGCCCGGTCAACGCGCTCGACCACGCGCTGCGGACCGCGATCGAGCGCGCGTACCCGGTGGTGAACAAGTTCGAGCTGGTCGACTACAAGGTCCGCATCCTCGACCAGGGCCATGGCACCGACGCCGTCATCAGAGTCCTGATCGAGACCGCGGACGGCGAGGGCTCGTGGGTGACGGTCGGGGTCGGCCACAACATCGTCGAGGCGTCCTGGGAGGCGCTGGTCGACGGCTTCACGTTCGGCCTCCTGCGCCACAAGGAGGTCGTCCGATGA